The Streptomyces sp. P9-A4 genome contains a region encoding:
- a CDS encoding metallopeptidase family protein, with translation MDSPVPPSPSHHSTEPPAEPRVRRRDRHGRGMRGPVAPPQVPLSASRADTFRDLVLDSVERLERRWPQLADVEFMVMEVPPAVSGETVPLGGSAPAEKNEPARVVVYRRPVEIRSKNRDDRALLVHEVVVEQVAELLGLSPESVDPRYGQD, from the coding sequence ATGGACAGTCCTGTGCCGCCGAGCCCCTCGCACCACTCCACGGAGCCCCCCGCGGAGCCTCGGGTGCGCCGCCGTGACCGGCACGGCCGCGGGATGCGCGGGCCCGTCGCCCCGCCGCAGGTGCCGCTCTCCGCGAGCCGGGCCGACACCTTCCGCGATCTGGTCCTGGACTCGGTGGAGCGCCTGGAGCGGCGCTGGCCGCAGCTGGCGGACGTCGAGTTCATGGTGATGGAGGTGCCGCCGGCGGTGTCGGGCGAGACGGTGCCGCTGGGCGGCTCCGCGCCCGCCGAGAAGAACGAGCCGGCGCGGGTCGTCGTCTACCGGCGCCCGGTCGAGATCCGCTCGAAGAACCGTGACGACCGGGCGCTCCTGGTCCACGAGGTGGTCGTGGAGCAGGTCGCGGAACTGCTCGGGCTCTCCCCCGAGTCGGTCGATCCTCGGTACGGGCAGGACTGA
- a CDS encoding DUF5719 family protein, giving the protein MKRTTLSLIAGATALAAVTGFASLTTPDGPAAPEAKAATRLPVQRAGLVCPVPSTSEVAETLYTSYTPPSTIAGTGTGTGSGAAKGGGSGKTEQPTAQLRPAVNTTTSGGTAKGGKKAKAPKAPATVTAPGKPVTAEADGSAAPALTGAATGTLAPGWTVQQTTVVPAGGARGLLGLGCGAPDTDFWFPAASTAKERQDYVHLTNPDDTAAVVDIELYGPEGALKSQFTEGIPVPARSTVPVLLPTLTGEAAQQDVTVHVSTRSGRIGAAIAAADEKLGSDWLPAAADPASSVVLPGIPGDATSVRLVAFVPGDDDADLKVQLATTSGTIVPAGTDTLHVKSGMTAFVDLPGLTRGSAGSLLLTPSDPKKPTPVVAALRVVRGKGADTEIAFLPATAPVVARATVADNRAKGSTLSLTAPGAAAQVKITASAGSGGGTPVSRTVTVKAGTTQAITDLVPEGLKGSYALTVEPVSGGKVYASRTLALPLDGTPMFTIQTFVDDRGTVEVPAARQDLGVLD; this is encoded by the coding sequence GTGAAGCGCACCACCCTCTCCCTGATCGCGGGCGCCACGGCCCTCGCCGCCGTCACCGGCTTCGCCTCCCTCACCACCCCGGACGGCCCGGCGGCCCCCGAGGCCAAGGCCGCCACCCGCCTGCCGGTGCAGCGCGCCGGCCTGGTCTGCCCGGTGCCGAGCACCTCCGAGGTGGCCGAGACCCTGTACACCTCGTACACCCCGCCGAGCACGATCGCGGGTACGGGTACGGGTACGGGCTCGGGCGCGGCGAAGGGCGGCGGGTCCGGGAAGACCGAGCAGCCCACCGCCCAGCTGCGGCCCGCCGTGAACACGACGACCTCCGGCGGCACCGCCAAGGGCGGCAAGAAGGCCAAGGCCCCCAAGGCCCCGGCCACCGTCACCGCCCCGGGCAAGCCGGTGACCGCCGAGGCGGACGGCTCCGCCGCGCCCGCCCTGACCGGCGCGGCGACCGGCACCCTCGCCCCGGGCTGGACCGTCCAGCAGACCACCGTCGTCCCGGCGGGCGGCGCGCGCGGCCTCCTCGGCCTCGGCTGCGGCGCCCCCGACACCGACTTCTGGTTCCCGGCCGCCTCCACCGCCAAGGAACGCCAGGACTACGTCCACCTCACCAACCCCGACGACACGGCCGCCGTCGTCGACATCGAGCTGTACGGCCCCGAGGGCGCGCTCAAGTCCCAGTTCACCGAGGGCATCCCGGTCCCCGCCCGCTCCACGGTCCCGGTCCTCCTGCCCACCCTCACCGGCGAGGCGGCCCAGCAGGACGTCACCGTCCACGTCAGCACCCGCAGCGGCCGGATCGGCGCCGCCATCGCCGCCGCCGACGAGAAGCTCGGCAGCGACTGGCTCCCGGCCGCCGCCGACCCGGCGAGCAGCGTCGTGCTCCCCGGCATCCCGGGAGACGCGACCTCGGTACGCCTGGTGGCCTTCGTCCCCGGCGACGACGACGCCGACCTCAAGGTCCAGCTGGCCACCACCAGTGGCACGATCGTCCCGGCCGGCACCGACACCCTCCATGTGAAGTCCGGGATGACGGCCTTCGTCGACCTGCCGGGCCTCACCCGGGGCTCGGCGGGTTCCCTGCTGCTCACCCCGAGCGACCCGAAGAAGCCGACGCCGGTCGTCGCCGCCCTCCGGGTGGTCCGGGGCAAGGGAGCGGACACCGAGATCGCGTTCCTGCCGGCGACGGCCCCGGTCGTCGCCCGCGCGACGGTCGCCGACAACCGGGCCAAGGGCTCCACGCTCTCCCTGACGGCGCCCGGCGCGGCGGCCCAGGTCAAGATCACGGCCTCGGCCGGTTCGGGCGGGGGCACGCCGGTGTCGAGGACGGTCACGGTCAAGGCGGGCACGACGCAGGCCATCACCGACCTGGTCCCGGAGGGCCTCAAGGGCTCCTACGCGCTGACCGTGGAACCGGTCTCCGGCGGCAAGGTGTACGCGTCGCGGACCCTGGCGCTGCCGCTGGACGGCACGCCGATGTTCACGATCCAGACGTTCGTCGACGACCGGGGCACGGTGGAGGTCCCGGCGGCCCGCCAGGACCTCGGAGTCCTGGACTGA
- a CDS encoding glycosyltransferase family 2 protein, with translation MSSTPEFPRHVVTAVLVTHDGARWLPDALAGLLAQERPVQNVVAADTGSADDSAQLLADAVGADRVLHLARRTGFGAAVEEAARTAPVLGPEDLPYLKRPSGWDPVSRTWDDGAYDLPELPHGEPVQWLWLLHDDCAPEHGALAELLRVADSDADAAVIGPKLRGWYDRKQLLETGVSIARSGRRWTGLDRREQDQGQHDQVRSVLSVSTAGMLVRRDVFEELGGFDRRLPLMRDDVDLCWRAHSAGHRVLIAPDAVLRHAEASARERRTVDCAGRTAANPHRVDKAGAVYTLLANTRGAALPYVLLRLVLSTLLRTLAYLVGKVPGQAVDEVMGLLATLLRPEKILAARKRRKNPEVPASELRPLFPPPGATVRAAVEQFTANFGGSEAESGGSRHGVIESGPGGDDADYLEIEQFARLKKIARKPGPVLFALLLLISLVACRNLFAGGSLAGGALLPAPDTVSGLWSRYADSWHALGTGGTQTAPPYLAVLAALSALFLGSTSTALTLLLVCSVPLAGFTAYFAARGIVESRLLRAWGAIAYAFLPAATGALATGRLGTAVLAVLLPLTARAAVSAHGFNRPDRGSWRATWAYTFLLTFATAFTPVVWPLAVLLGIGVLVVRRSDITAYGLRFLAAVGTPLLVLAPWSLTLLTDPAAFLREAGLDIRTGTATALDLLGTSPGGPGTTGGLLLAGLVLAALAGLLREERQLAVRAAWAAALAGLLFAALSNGAGGTGWAGPATLVYGAALIAAGMIGAEGGRTRVAAHGFGWRQPVAALIALACALGPAVAAVGWMIGGADGPLTRRDPVQVPAFVAEESATRDQPRTLVLGAGAPGEVAYTLVRGSGARLGDAELTAAAEGDPRLDDVVAHLVAGSGADQTQELSGYAIRYVLVRDGAPRQMSRVLDSTPGLSRLSQLDGSALWRVDREIARVMIVPPAAKTTGGTTEPAKGSEPVAVAAGPVEAHTTVPAGPAGRVLRLADRADEGWTATLDGRELTRTTVDGWAQGFELPAQGGRLDLTYDQPLTHTAWIWAQVGLAVVLLVLALPGRRREIDDDLPEEELAIPAQATEGDGRRARRLRAAAEAEAEAESGTAREQEQEPDQEPAPIPEQQAYEPQEWDGNGNGYDPAYAQAQAQDQQAYAEQGYYQGQQEYTADPYQQQPYTYPQQGYDQQQQPYGGQPGYEQQPGYGQQYDGQQPPYDPQQYDPYNYGYGYPQGHEPEQRPDGSSNQ, from the coding sequence ATGTCCTCAACTCCTGAGTTTCCGCGACACGTCGTCACCGCCGTGCTCGTCACCCACGACGGCGCCCGCTGGCTGCCGGACGCCCTCGCCGGGCTGCTCGCCCAGGAACGCCCCGTGCAGAACGTGGTCGCGGCCGACACCGGCAGCGCCGACGACTCGGCGCAGCTCCTCGCCGACGCCGTCGGTGCCGACCGCGTCCTGCACCTCGCGCGCCGCACCGGCTTCGGCGCCGCCGTCGAGGAGGCCGCGCGCACCGCGCCTGTGCTCGGACCCGAGGACCTGCCCTACCTGAAGCGCCCCAGCGGCTGGGACCCCGTCAGCCGCACCTGGGACGACGGCGCCTACGACCTCCCCGAACTCCCGCACGGCGAACCGGTCCAGTGGCTCTGGCTCCTCCACGACGACTGCGCCCCCGAGCACGGCGCCCTCGCCGAACTCCTGCGCGTCGCCGACTCCGACGCGGACGCCGCCGTCATCGGCCCCAAGCTGCGCGGCTGGTACGACCGGAAGCAGCTCCTGGAGACCGGCGTCTCCATCGCCCGCAGCGGACGCCGCTGGACCGGGCTCGACCGCCGCGAGCAGGACCAGGGCCAGCACGACCAGGTCCGCTCCGTCCTCTCCGTCTCCACCGCCGGCATGCTCGTCCGCCGCGACGTCTTCGAGGAACTCGGCGGCTTCGACCGCAGGCTGCCCCTCATGCGCGACGACGTCGACCTGTGCTGGCGCGCCCACTCCGCCGGCCACCGCGTCCTCATCGCCCCCGACGCCGTCCTCCGGCACGCCGAGGCCTCCGCCCGCGAGCGCCGCACCGTCGACTGCGCCGGCCGGACCGCCGCCAACCCGCACCGCGTCGACAAGGCCGGCGCCGTCTACACCCTCCTCGCCAACACCCGGGGCGCCGCACTCCCGTACGTCCTGCTCCGGCTCGTCCTCAGCACCCTGCTCCGCACCCTCGCCTACCTCGTCGGCAAGGTCCCCGGCCAGGCCGTCGACGAGGTCATGGGCCTCCTCGCCACCCTGCTGCGGCCCGAGAAGATCCTCGCCGCCCGCAAACGCCGCAAGAACCCCGAAGTCCCGGCGAGCGAACTCCGCCCGCTGTTCCCGCCGCCCGGCGCCACCGTCCGCGCCGCCGTCGAGCAGTTCACCGCCAACTTCGGCGGCTCCGAGGCCGAGTCCGGCGGCTCCCGCCACGGCGTCATCGAGTCGGGCCCCGGCGGCGACGACGCCGACTACCTGGAGATCGAGCAGTTCGCCCGGCTCAAGAAGATCGCCCGCAAGCCCGGCCCGGTCCTCTTCGCCCTCCTGCTCCTCATCTCCCTCGTCGCCTGCCGCAACCTCTTCGCCGGCGGCTCCCTCGCGGGCGGCGCCCTGCTGCCCGCCCCCGACACCGTCTCCGGCCTCTGGTCGCGCTACGCCGACAGCTGGCACGCCCTCGGCACCGGCGGCACCCAGACCGCCCCGCCCTACCTCGCTGTGCTCGCCGCGCTCTCCGCGCTCTTCCTCGGCTCCACCTCCACCGCGCTGACCCTGCTGCTCGTCTGCTCGGTCCCGCTCGCCGGCTTCACCGCGTACTTCGCCGCCCGAGGCATCGTCGAGTCCCGGCTGCTCCGCGCCTGGGGCGCCATCGCCTACGCCTTCCTGCCCGCCGCCACCGGGGCCCTCGCCACCGGCCGGCTCGGCACCGCCGTCCTCGCCGTCCTGCTCCCGCTGACGGCCCGCGCCGCCGTCTCCGCCCACGGCTTCAACCGGCCCGACCGGGGCAGCTGGCGCGCCACCTGGGCGTACACCTTCCTGCTGACCTTCGCGACCGCGTTCACCCCGGTCGTCTGGCCGCTCGCCGTCCTCCTCGGCATCGGCGTGCTCGTGGTGCGCCGCTCCGACATCACGGCGTACGGCCTGCGCTTCCTCGCCGCCGTCGGCACCCCGCTGCTCGTCCTCGCGCCCTGGTCGCTCACCCTTCTCACCGACCCCGCGGCCTTCCTGCGCGAGGCCGGCCTCGACATCCGTACGGGCACGGCCACCGCGCTCGACCTGCTCGGCACCAGCCCCGGCGGCCCCGGCACCACCGGCGGCCTCCTGCTGGCCGGTCTCGTCCTCGCCGCCCTGGCCGGACTGCTCCGCGAGGAGCGGCAGCTCGCCGTCCGCGCCGCCTGGGCCGCCGCCCTCGCCGGCCTCCTCTTCGCCGCCCTGTCCAACGGCGCCGGCGGCACCGGCTGGGCCGGACCCGCCACCCTCGTCTACGGCGCAGCCCTCATCGCCGCCGGCATGATCGGCGCCGAGGGCGGACGCACCCGCGTCGCCGCCCACGGCTTCGGCTGGCGCCAGCCCGTCGCCGCCCTCATCGCCCTCGCCTGCGCCCTCGGCCCGGCCGTCGCCGCCGTCGGCTGGATGATCGGCGGCGCCGACGGCCCGCTGACCCGGCGCGACCCGGTCCAGGTCCCGGCCTTCGTCGCCGAGGAGAGCGCCACCCGCGACCAGCCCCGCACCCTCGTGCTCGGCGCGGGCGCGCCCGGCGAGGTCGCCTACACCCTGGTCCGCGGCTCCGGCGCCCGCCTCGGAGACGCCGAACTCACGGCGGCGGCCGAGGGCGACCCGCGCCTCGACGACGTCGTCGCCCACCTGGTCGCGGGCTCCGGCGCCGACCAGACGCAGGAACTCAGCGGCTACGCGATCCGCTACGTGCTCGTACGGGACGGGGCGCCGCGCCAGATGAGCCGCGTGCTCGACTCCACCCCCGGGCTCAGCCGCCTCAGCCAGCTCGACGGCAGCGCCCTCTGGCGCGTGGACCGCGAGATCGCCCGCGTGATGATCGTCCCGCCGGCCGCCAAGACGACCGGGGGAACGACGGAGCCCGCCAAGGGATCCGAGCCGGTCGCCGTCGCCGCGGGCCCCGTCGAGGCGCACACCACGGTCCCCGCCGGCCCCGCCGGCCGCGTCCTGCGGCTCGCCGACCGCGCCGACGAGGGCTGGACCGCCACCCTCGACGGCCGGGAACTCACCCGCACCACCGTCGACGGCTGGGCCCAGGGCTTCGAACTCCCCGCCCAGGGCGGCCGCCTCGACCTCACGTACGACCAGCCGCTCACGCACACCGCGTGGATCTGGGCCCAGGTCGGCCTCGCCGTCGTCCTGCTCGTACTCGCCCTGCCCGGCCGGCGCCGTGAGATCGACGACGACCTGCCGGAGGAGGAGCTCGCCATCCCCGCCCAGGCGACCGAGGGCGACGGCCGCCGGGCCCGCCGGCTCCGCGCCGCCGCCGAGGCGGAGGCCGAGGCCGAATCCGGGACCGCCCGGGAACAGGAACAGGAGCCGGATCAGGAACCGGCCCCGATCCCGGAGCAGCAGGCGTACGAGCCCCAGGAGTGGGACGGCAACGGCAACGGCTACGACCCCGCGTACGCCCAGGCCCAGGCCCAGGATCAGCAGGCGTACGCCGAGCAGGGCTACTACCAGGGTCAGCAGGAGTACACGGCCGACCCGTACCAGCAGCAGCCGTACACGTACCCCCAGCAGGGCTACGACCAGCAGCAGCAGCCGTACGGGGGCCAGCCCGGCTACGAGCAGCAGCCCGGGTACGGCCAGCAGTACGACGGGCAGCAGCCCCCGTACGACCCTCAGCAGTACGACCCGTACAACTACGGCTACGGATACCCCCAGGGCCACGAGCCCGAGCAGCGTCCCGACGGGAGCAGCAACCAGTGA
- a CDS encoding WhiB family transcriptional regulator, with amino-acid sequence MTELFQELLVEDADEELGWQERALCAQTDPESFFPEKGGSTREAKKVCLACEVRSECLEYALQNDERFGIWGGLSERERRRLKKAAV; translated from the coding sequence ATGACCGAGTTGTTCCAGGAACTGCTGGTCGAGGACGCGGACGAAGAACTCGGCTGGCAGGAGCGCGCGCTGTGCGCCCAGACCGATCCCGAGTCCTTCTTCCCCGAGAAGGGCGGCTCGACCCGCGAGGCCAAGAAGGTCTGCCTCGCCTGCGAGGTCCGCTCCGAATGCCTCGAATACGCCTTGCAGAACGACGAGCGCTTCGGCATCTGGGGCGGTCTCTCCGAGCGCGAGCGGCGCCGCCTGAAGAAGGCCGCCGTCTGA
- a CDS encoding cysteine dioxygenase — protein sequence MNMDSDLQIAGDILEVPHLLQPERAHPETVAEFTGLARSIAADRAQWAPYVEYDATTRWYHRLRTGPGYEVWLLSWVPGQGSGLHGHGLSSGVLTVLEGELTERTDRGGRTLAPGGERVFAPGYVHEVVNDSLEPAVSLHVYFPGLTEMPMHESPREQCAPVEAEASGASGAPAAPGVVVG from the coding sequence ATGAACATGGACAGCGACCTTCAGATCGCCGGCGACATCCTCGAGGTCCCGCACCTCCTCCAGCCCGAGCGCGCCCACCCCGAGACGGTGGCCGAGTTCACCGGCCTCGCGCGCTCGATCGCCGCCGACCGCGCCCAGTGGGCCCCGTACGTCGAGTACGACGCCACCACCCGCTGGTACCACCGGCTCCGCACGGGCCCCGGCTACGAGGTGTGGCTGCTCTCCTGGGTGCCGGGCCAGGGCAGCGGGCTCCACGGCCACGGCCTCTCCTCCGGCGTGCTGACCGTCCTGGAGGGCGAGCTGACGGAGCGTACGGACCGGGGCGGGCGGACGCTCGCGCCGGGCGGGGAGCGGGTGTTCGCGCCCGGCTACGTCCACGAGGTCGTCAACGACTCCCTCGAACCGGCCGTCAGCCTGCACGTCTACTTCCCCGGCCTCACCGAGATGCCGATGCACGAGTCGCCGCGCGAGCAGTGCGCTCCGGTCGAGGCGGAGGCGTCCGGCGCGTCCGGCGCCCCGGCCGCCCCTGGGGTCGTCGTCGGCTGA
- the cofD gene encoding 2-phospho-L-lactate transferase yields the protein MRIVVLAGGIGGARFLRGLKQAAPDAEITVIGNTGDDIHLFGLKVCPDLDTVMYTLGGGINEEQGWGRTDESFTVKEELAAYGVGPEWFGLGDRDFATHIVRTQMLGAGYPLSAVTEALCARWQPGVRLLPMSDDRVETHVAIEVDGEQRAVHFQEYWVKLRASVDAKAIVPVGAEAAKPAPGVLEAIAEADVILFPPSNPVVSVGTILAVPGIRDAIVAAKAPVVGLSPIVGDAPVRGMADKVLAAVGVESTAAAVAENYGSELVHGWLVDTVDAGAVAAVEAAGIRCRAVPLMMTDVEATAAMAREALALAEEVRG from the coding sequence ATGCGCATTGTGGTTCTGGCCGGCGGCATCGGTGGTGCCCGTTTCCTTCGCGGCCTCAAGCAGGCCGCGCCTGACGCGGAGATCACGGTCATCGGCAACACCGGTGACGACATCCATCTCTTCGGGCTGAAGGTCTGCCCCGACCTGGACACGGTGATGTACACCCTCGGCGGTGGCATCAACGAGGAGCAGGGCTGGGGACGTACGGACGAGTCCTTCACCGTCAAGGAGGAGCTCGCGGCGTACGGGGTCGGACCCGAGTGGTTCGGCCTCGGCGACCGGGACTTCGCCACCCACATCGTCCGTACGCAGATGCTCGGCGCCGGCTACCCGCTGAGCGCCGTCACCGAGGCGCTGTGCGCCCGCTGGCAGCCCGGCGTACGACTCCTCCCCATGTCCGACGACCGGGTCGAGACGCATGTGGCGATCGAGGTCGACGGCGAGCAGCGCGCGGTGCACTTCCAGGAGTACTGGGTGAAGCTGCGCGCCTCCGTCGACGCGAAGGCGATCGTGCCGGTCGGCGCGGAGGCCGCGAAGCCCGCGCCGGGCGTCCTGGAGGCCATCGCCGAGGCGGACGTCATCCTCTTCCCGCCGTCCAACCCCGTCGTCAGCGTCGGGACGATCCTCGCCGTGCCCGGCATCCGTGACGCGATCGTCGCGGCCAAGGCGCCCGTCGTGGGCCTCTCCCCCATCGTCGGCGACGCGCCCGTGCGCGGCATGGCCGACAAGGTCCTCGCGGCGGTCGGCGTGGAGTCCACGGCGGCGGCCGTCGCCGAGAACTACGGCTCCGAACTCGTCCACGGCTGGCTCGTCGACACCGTCGACGCGGGCGCGGTCGCGGCCGTCGAGGCGGCGGGCATCCGCTGCCGGGCGGTGCCGCTGATGATGACCGACGTCGAGGCGACCGCCGCGATGGCGCGGGAGGCCCTGGCGCTCGCCGAGGAGGTCCGCGGGTGA
- a CDS encoding coenzyme F420-0:L-glutamate ligase codes for MTAVPPSYRVWALPGLPEVAAGDDLAKLIASVSPELVDGDVLLVTSKIVSKAEGRVIAADDREEAIDAETVRVVARRGPLRIVENRQGLVMAAAGVDASNTPAGTVLLLPEDPDASARRIRSGLREALGVEVGVVVTDTFGRPWRSGLTDVAIGAAGVRVLDDLRGGTDAYGNPLSATVVATADELAAAGDLVKGKANGLPVAVVRGLPHVVAGDEEPGARALVRGAADDMFRLGTSEAVREAVTLRRTVREFTDEPVDPGAVRRAVAAAVTAPAPHHTTPWRFVLLESAASRVRLLDAMRDAWIADLRRDGKSEESIAKRVRRGDVLRNAPYLAVPCLVMDGSHHYGDPRRDAAEREMFVVAAGAGVQNFLVALAGERLGSAWVSSTMFCRDVVREVLDLPAGWDPLGAVAIGHAAGAPRERAARSASEFVEVR; via the coding sequence GTGACCGCCGTACCGCCCTCCTACCGTGTCTGGGCGCTGCCCGGACTGCCCGAGGTCGCGGCCGGTGACGACCTGGCCAAGCTGATCGCCTCCGTCTCGCCGGAACTCGTCGACGGGGACGTCCTCCTCGTCACGTCCAAGATCGTGAGCAAGGCCGAGGGGCGGGTGATCGCCGCCGACGACCGCGAGGAGGCCATCGACGCCGAGACGGTACGGGTGGTGGCCCGGCGCGGTCCGCTCCGGATCGTCGAGAACCGGCAGGGGCTCGTCATGGCCGCCGCCGGGGTCGACGCCTCCAACACCCCCGCCGGAACCGTGCTGCTGCTGCCCGAGGACCCCGACGCCTCGGCGCGCCGCATCCGTTCGGGGCTGCGCGAGGCGCTCGGTGTCGAGGTCGGCGTCGTCGTCACGGACACCTTCGGGCGGCCCTGGCGCAGCGGGCTCACCGACGTCGCGATCGGGGCGGCCGGGGTGCGGGTCCTCGACGACCTGCGCGGCGGGACCGACGCGTACGGCAATCCGCTGAGCGCGACCGTGGTCGCCACCGCCGACGAACTCGCCGCCGCCGGTGACCTGGTGAAGGGCAAGGCGAACGGCCTGCCGGTCGCCGTCGTACGCGGACTGCCGCACGTGGTGGCCGGGGACGAGGAGCCGGGGGCGCGGGCGCTGGTGCGCGGCGCCGCCGACGACATGTTCCGGCTCGGCACGTCGGAGGCCGTACGGGAGGCGGTGACGCTGCGCCGGACGGTACGGGAGTTCACCGACGAGCCGGTCGACCCGGGCGCGGTACGGCGTGCGGTCGCCGCGGCCGTGACCGCACCGGCCCCGCACCACACCACGCCGTGGCGGTTCGTACTCCTGGAGTCCGCGGCCTCGCGGGTCCGGCTGCTCGACGCCATGCGGGACGCGTGGATCGCGGACCTGCGGCGGGACGGGAAGTCCGAGGAGTCCATCGCGAAGCGGGTCCGGCGCGGGGACGTGCTGCGCAACGCGCCCTACCTGGCCGTGCCCTGTCTCGTCATGGACGGCTCCCACCACTACGGCGACCCGCGCCGGGACGCCGCCGAGCGCGAGATGTTCGTGGTGGCGGCGGGCGCGGGCGTGCAGAACTTCCTGGTGGCGCTCGCCGGTGAGCGGCTGGGCTCGGCATGGGTGTCCTCGACGATGTTCTGCCGGGACGTCGTACGGGAGGTCCTCGACCTGCCGGCCGGGTGGGACCCGCTGGGCGCGGTGGCCATCGGGCATGCGGCGGGGGCGCCCAGGGAACGGGCGGCGCGGTCGGCCTCGGAGTTCGTCGAGGTGCGCTGA